In Vicia villosa cultivar HV-30 ecotype Madison, WI linkage group LG7, Vvil1.0, whole genome shotgun sequence, the DNA window cttccatattcaaacaaaataatgCCCCCAAAAAGTCAAGCCAACATCAACAATAAAACATAACTTCTTTGGCGTTATCCAAGATAACTGAACTCTCTCAAAGCATAGTCGACCAACATTATcatgtgttgtatgatgaaaTTAGATTTAGTGCAgatcattttcaaatttttacTAATAACTTATGCTTAACGTAATTTAAAACAACTAAAACTTTATAGCTATTATGCACTGATTCTATtttcatcatacaacacatgGTAATGTGTTGGTCGACTATGCTCTGGGAGAGTTCAATTATCTTGGATAACATCAAGGAAGTTATGTTTTTATGTTGATGTTGGCTTGGATTTTTGGGGGTCTTGTTTTGTTTGAATATGTATTAGAACTACTAGTCTCATTAGTCTCAGTTTGATCAGACTTTTGATGtctgtatttttattagattgatGTAATTTTTTTGAAGCAAAGAGATATATTACTATCAAAAAACAAAGTTACACAAGGTGATCAAAAGATCCAACCctcaagaaaaaacaaaaaacctatAACATCAATTAAGCAATATGGCTTCTAGTTCTCCTATAAAGCCAGCCCCTATAAACTTTGTTGTCTATAATATTCTGTACAGTATCAAATTGAGTAGTATGACCAAAAACTACCATGTTTCTTCTATGCCAAATACCATAGATTACTCCAGCCAGAGCAATCTTCATTAGGCTAGCTCTCCAACCCTTGCGTGAAACATACTGCAAAGCCCACATGATCTCATCATACCACAGCTTCGGTTGGTGATCAATATTCATCCACATTAGAACCTGCTTCCAAATGTTCACAGTCTCCCTACAAGTAAAAAACAAATGGCTAATGCTTTCCTCATCAGTATGGCAAAGGCTGTAGGTGCTGGAATCAATcatattgaatcttttgagtttgTCTTTTATTGCCAATTTTCTATGGCAAGTCAACCATGTGATGAACTTGGCTCTTGGTCTTGCAGCACTTCTCTTCAGCAGACGCCTCCACTCCACATTCTGGTTACTATGAGCCAGAACCTCATACATTGCACTCATATTGAATTTATGTTGACCAAGCATGTTGTCCCTGACCTGCTGATGTTGCTGCACAACATTTCTCAAGGCCAAGATGTTCTTCATCACCCACGAGCTACTTTGGATTATACTAGCATTCATGACATTTCGCCCTTTTAAGTAGTACATGTGGATCTATTTGACCCACATATTGTCTGCCTTTCTACTCAAATTCTAGAGGCACTTCATCATTGTGACCTTGTTCTAAATGGTAAGATTGATAATGCCTTGTCCACCCTGGTTTTTAGGACTGCACATTGTCTGCCAAGCTACTGGGCTCTTTCGACTATTATCCATACTCCCAGCCTATAAGAAAGTTATAAAAAGTTTATCAATCTTATTTATCACAAATTGAGGAATAGGAACACACTGCATCCAGTATTGAGTTATAGCCAAGATCACACTTTTCACAAGTAAGATTCTTCCAGAATAGCTCAGAAGTTTGGAGGTCCAATGTTTCATTCTCTTCATTATCTTCTCAATTAATGGCATGTAGTGGTGTATATTTAATCTCTTTCTAGTAATAGGAACTCCAAGGTACTTCATAGGAAGAATTCCCTCCTCAAAAGAAGTACTTCTAATCAGCTGCTCCTTGGTGTCTCTATCCGTACCTCCATAAAAGA includes these proteins:
- the LOC131619324 gene encoding uncharacterized protein LOC131619324: MNASIIQSSSWVMKNILALRNVVQQHQQVRDNMLGQHKFNMSAMYEVLAHSNQNVEWRRLLKRSAARPRAKFITWLTCHRKLAIKDKLKRFNMIDSSTYSLCHTDEESISHLFFTCRETVNIWKQVLMWMNIDHQPKLWYDEIMWALQYVSRKGWRASLMKIALAGVIYGIWHRRNMVVFGHTTQFDTVQNIIDNKVYRGWLYRRTRSHIA